One Methanomicrobia archaeon DNA window includes the following coding sequences:
- a CDS encoding glycerophosphodiester phosphodiesterase produces MKELAPSLKTWVILSSLPVFPVTVARDAKADAIFQRYPRLERGYVADARRHGLEIYVWTINTVEDCERVRGLGVNGIVTDNPCLFTSR; encoded by the coding sequence ATGAAAGAGCTGGCTCCCAGTCTGAAGACATGGGTGATACTCTCGTCGCTGCCCGTCTTTCCGGTTACGGTGGCACGTGATGCAAAAGCGGATGCCATTTTTCAGCGTTATCCTCGATTGGAGCGCGGCTACGTTGCAGATGCACGGAGGCACGGATTGGAGATTTATGTGTGGACCATAAACACAGTGGAAGACTGTGAAAGAGTACGCGGGCTCGGAGTGAACGGCATCGTTACCGACAATCCCTGCCTCTTCACGTCACGGTGA
- a CDS encoding PAC2 family protein, with product MGVTRKVWIEYRDTREIALNNPVAIVGSPGLRSVGKLVVDVLVESLQPTLFAELFSYGFPCIYYGPSYLEAPSHAGTLIEEGYVAKLPNVAIYVLKNEQPEDPEEEANGRDIVIIKGYQAYDAYNHYMVADKLTDLFTELNITRVISLGAQVIEEGIRCCATDVGLLEEMSRYGIEMTQVDRFIGFSGLVTAIGREKGIEGVCLFASTVQSSTDPESPDFGAAKELLEKVGEIVKLEVDTTDLEAKRRKEKEQLETGMEREREEELAEQREREREELSGYV from the coding sequence ATGGGCGTAACGAGAAAAGTATGGATAGAGTACCGTGATACACGAGAAATCGCACTGAACAATCCCGTAGCAATAGTGGGATCACCAGGATTGAGGTCAGTGGGTAAACTTGTCGTCGATGTGCTCGTGGAGAGTTTGCAGCCCACGCTATTTGCCGAGCTCTTTTCATACGGGTTCCCCTGCATTTATTATGGCCCCTCGTATCTCGAGGCACCCAGCCATGCGGGTACATTAATCGAGGAGGGGTACGTGGCGAAGCTTCCAAATGTGGCGATCTACGTATTAAAAAACGAACAGCCTGAGGATCCTGAGGAAGAAGCCAACGGGCGGGACATTGTAATAATAAAAGGGTATCAGGCGTATGATGCGTATAATCATTATATGGTCGCGGACAAGCTCACGGACTTGTTTACCGAGCTTAATATAACGCGGGTGATTTCTCTCGGTGCGCAGGTAATAGAAGAAGGCATACGATGCTGCGCGACCGATGTAGGGCTGTTAGAGGAGATGTCCCGCTACGGAATTGAGATGACCCAGGTAGATCGATTTATAGGCTTTTCCGGGCTCGTTACGGCTATAGGGCGTGAGAAGGGTATAGAAGGAGTTTGCTTATTTGCAAGCACGGTGCAGAGCTCAACGGATCCTGAATCTCCCGATTTTGGTGCGGCAAAGGAGTTATTGGAGAAGGTAGGCGAGATAGTGAAGTTGGAAGTTGATACAACCGATTTAGAGGCTAAAAGACGGAAAGAGAAGGAACAATTAGAGACAGGTATGGAGCGCGAACGCGAAGAGGAGCTGGCAGAGCAAAGAGAGCGGGAGAGAGAGGAACTGAGCGGATACGTGTGA